In Magnetococcales bacterium, a single window of DNA contains:
- a CDS encoding bifunctional aldolase/short-chain dehydrogenase, with translation MKSRWNDQEAAAFVARHEAQWGQDLALRTYTGHLLGSDRELVLHGGGNTSVKCYRTGPLGEPIDAIHIKASGCDLATMTPQDYVPLNLGYLRRLSTLTQLSDARMVSILKAHTLEGSDATPSIEALLHCFIPHRFIDHTHADAILTLGNREGGSERLREALGEEVILLDYVHPGFQLSLAAAQAFSENPQAKGMVLLKHGLITWGESAREAYEATVEMVTRVEKYLATLKLHDPPPFEVTSEPTARSRYRKLAPRLRGALAVATGDDDQPWQRMVLQPLITPETLKLADHPQGREIALTPPLTSDHLIRTKALPLWLDNPEEAVAAVAGYSESYDAYFERHREHLTPGVKKRDSKPRMILIPGVGAAIAGSDLTESTIARDITCQTITVKNRIAQTGRFEGLDERHLFDMEYFSLQHAKLNATTRLPLQGSIALVTGAAGAIGAGICQELLQQGALVAGTDLAGEALEALSERFKADFGERFMGVALDVTDPEAVKEGFGQVIDVWGGVDLVIINAGLAHVSSLATMDTDRFKQLMRVNTEGTLHILGEAARLFELQGTGGDIVLISTKNVFAPGANFGAYSATKAASHQLARIASLELASQDVRVNMVAPDGVFSHGANKSGLWAEVGPDRMRARGLDEDGLEAYYQNRNMLKAKITATHVARAVLYFATRQSPTTGATLPVDGGLPDATPR, from the coding sequence ATGAAAAGCCGTTGGAACGACCAGGAAGCTGCCGCCTTCGTTGCCCGCCACGAAGCCCAGTGGGGTCAGGATTTGGCCTTGCGCACCTATACCGGCCACCTGCTGGGTAGTGACAGAGAGCTGGTACTCCACGGCGGGGGCAACACCTCGGTCAAATGCTATCGCACCGGCCCCCTGGGGGAGCCCATCGACGCCATTCACATCAAGGCCTCCGGCTGCGACCTGGCCACCATGACGCCTCAGGATTATGTACCGTTGAATCTGGGCTATCTGCGACGGCTTTCCACCCTGACACAACTGAGCGATGCCCGGATGGTGTCGATCCTCAAGGCCCACACCCTGGAAGGCTCTGACGCGACTCCCTCCATCGAGGCCCTGCTCCACTGTTTTATCCCCCACCGTTTTATCGACCATACCCACGCCGACGCCATCCTCACCCTGGGCAACCGCGAGGGGGGGAGTGAGCGCCTTCGGGAGGCTCTGGGGGAGGAGGTGATACTGCTCGATTATGTCCACCCCGGCTTTCAACTCTCCCTGGCCGCCGCCCAGGCCTTTTCGGAAAACCCCCAGGCCAAGGGAATGGTGCTGCTCAAGCATGGCCTCATCACCTGGGGAGAGAGCGCCCGGGAAGCCTATGAAGCTACAGTGGAGATGGTCACCCGGGTGGAAAAATATCTGGCCACCCTCAAGCTCCACGATCCCCCCCCCTTCGAGGTCACCTCAGAGCCTACCGCCAGGAGCCGTTATCGCAAGCTGGCACCCCGCTTGCGGGGAGCCCTGGCAGTCGCCACTGGCGATGACGACCAACCCTGGCAGCGGATGGTGCTGCAGCCCCTGATCACACCGGAAACTTTAAAACTGGCAGATCATCCCCAAGGCCGGGAGATCGCTCTAACCCCGCCGCTGACATCAGACCATCTGATCCGCACCAAAGCCCTTCCCCTCTGGCTGGACAATCCCGAAGAGGCGGTAGCAGCAGTGGCCGGATATAGCGAAAGCTATGACGCTTATTTTGAACGCCATCGGGAACACCTGACCCCAGGGGTAAAAAAACGCGATTCCAAACCCCGGATGATTTTGATCCCGGGGGTGGGGGCGGCCATTGCCGGGAGCGATCTGACTGAATCCACCATCGCCCGGGATATCACCTGCCAGACCATCACCGTTAAAAACCGTATCGCCCAAACCGGTCGCTTCGAAGGGCTGGATGAGCGCCACCTCTTCGACATGGAATATTTCAGTCTCCAGCATGCCAAACTCAACGCCACCACCCGGTTGCCGCTCCAGGGTTCCATCGCCCTGGTGACGGGCGCAGCGGGGGCCATTGGGGCTGGGATCTGTCAGGAGCTGTTGCAGCAGGGAGCCCTGGTGGCGGGTACCGATCTGGCGGGGGAAGCGCTGGAGGCGCTGTCGGAGCGGTTCAAGGCCGATTTTGGCGAACGCTTCATGGGGGTGGCGTTGGATGTCACCGATCCGGAAGCTGTGAAGGAAGGATTTGGTCAGGTGATCGATGTGTGGGGCGGGGTCGATCTGGTGATCATCAATGCGGGGCTGGCCCACGTCTCTTCCCTGGCCACCATGGATACCGACCGCTTCAAGCAGCTGATGCGGGTCAATACCGAAGGCACCCTCCATATTTTGGGTGAAGCGGCCCGGCTGTTTGAATTACAAGGCACCGGGGGGGATATCGTCCTCATCTCCACCAAAAATGTCTTTGCACCCGGAGCCAACTTTGGGGCCTACAGTGCCACCAAAGCCGCCTCCCACCAGCTGGCCCGAATCGCCAGCCTCGAACTCGCAAGCCAGGATGTCCGGGTCAACATGGTCGCCCCCGACGGGGTGTTCAGCCATGGGGCCAACAAGTCGGGGCTGTGGGCTGAGGTGGGGCCGGACCGCATGCGGGCCAGAGGGCTCGATGAAGATGGCCTGGAAGCCTATTATCAAAACCGAAACATGCTGAAAGCCAAAATTACCGCCACCCA
- the lsrF gene encoding 3-hydroxy-5-phosphonooxypentane-2,4-dione thiolase: MADTDGNQESKNYHLDIPMESQVSGLKGCNSLDWGMKNRLSNIFDPKSNRTVMLAVDHGYFMGPTTGLERIDVDIVPLLPYANTLMCTRGILRTSIPPTFNKGVVLRASGGPSILKELSDEEIAVNMEDALRINSAAVAVQVFIGGEFETRSIHNLTRLVDAGLRYGMPVLGVTAVGKNLVRDAKYMRLATRICAELGATYVKTYYVDDFETVTAACPVPIVIAGGKKIPELDALTMAYNAVQQGAHGVDMGRNIFQSPAPKAMIQAVNKVVHENMPPKEALALYEELKNAG; the protein is encoded by the coding sequence ATGGCGGACACCGACGGCAATCAAGAATCAAAAAACTATCATCTGGATATCCCCATGGAGAGCCAGGTTTCTGGCCTCAAGGGTTGCAACTCTCTCGATTGGGGGATGAAAAATCGGCTTTCAAACATTTTCGACCCCAAGAGCAATCGCACGGTGATGCTGGCTGTGGATCACGGCTATTTCATGGGCCCCACCACCGGCCTGGAGCGGATCGATGTGGATATCGTGCCCCTCCTCCCTTATGCCAACACCCTGATGTGTACCCGGGGTATTTTGCGCACCTCCATTCCCCCCACCTTCAACAAGGGTGTGGTGCTCCGGGCGAGCGGTGGCCCCTCCATCCTCAAAGAGCTTTCCGATGAGGAAATTGCGGTCAACATGGAGGATGCCCTGAGGATCAATTCTGCAGCGGTTGCGGTGCAGGTCTTTATCGGTGGCGAATTCGAAACCCGCTCCATCCACAACCTGACCCGGCTGGTGGATGCAGGCCTGCGCTACGGCATGCCTGTGCTGGGCGTGACGGCGGTCGGCAAAAACCTGGTGCGGGATGCCAAATATATGCGTCTGGCCACCCGCATCTGTGCCGAACTCGGCGCCACTTACGTCAAAACCTACTATGTGGATGATTTTGAAACCGTCACCGCCGCCTGCCCGGTGCCCATTGTGATTGCCGGTGGTAAAAAAATTCCGGAACTGGATGCGCTGACCATGGCCTATAATGCCGTACAGCAGGGTGCTCACGGCGTGGATATGGGCCGCAATATTTTCCAATCCCCAGCTCCAAAAGCCATGATCCAGGCGGTCAACAAGGTGGTGCACGAAAACATGCCCCCCAAGGAAGCCCTGGCTCTCTATGAAGAGCTGAAAAACGCGGGTTGA